The genomic window tatatatatatatatatatatatatatatttaatattaaattgcatcataatttttaaaaatattttattaaaactaaaatatataaatatgtacagacatatgaaataattagatttttacaatatgttattttagttttttatattaacacttctgaatatgcataattaattcaaaaaaatatgaaagaaattaaataaatgtatgcaAAGCTTTTTGCTTAAAAATAATGGTGTTATTCAagcatatttaaaaattaaatttttgaaaaattattctacataagaaaaaaaaaataatatattataatatttcatttaacattaaaaatataaatttttccaTAAATTTCGCAATAgcatattaatttattttttttattttttaatatattatggaCTATAGTATATTGTGCTTACTTAGTGATTAATGCATCTTCTATGACAGAAATAACACAAAATGTtatatctttaatatatgtatactataAGTATACTGTTAAAATAATTAGCACTTTTTAAGAATAAGAATGAgttcttataaaataagtttgtatatttagaattattaGTAGTATAACATTCCTATTATTTGATcttaatgtattaatatatagtacATTGTATTTCCTGCACTCTCTACGTCCTATATTAcatgtaatattaatatttcaaaatattctcaattcatgtatatttttttttctattttatttagaaaataattattaaaaaaattacttaattAGTTCTctacattaaataattgaattatatattttgaatatttatgagaaatattaaattattttatttttgtgaaaatcatttttttaaaaacataattaatacaaaaattatataaatcacATTCGAAGTTATTTTACTGTATATAAGgcgtaaaatatatttaattgtatatatatttctatttatttacaaagcaacaaaaaaaaaaaaaaattaattaaatataggATCCCTTATTCgaagaatattatttaatatttttccttatttaaatatattaaaatattaaaattttaaatgatggaacaaaaaataaacttacTTGTTATCATAAAAATTGCTGAGTATGTCTTTTTAACTTTGATATGtcattttaacaaatttgaGGTATATCCttatataagaatttttgcattatttgtacttatttttaatgattttcTTACTATTATgtagtttattttattaaaaaacaaattatttccATCGTTTTTTTAGTGTATTGCTAAGAAATCCTCACATGAGAACTGGCACATTggtgaaaaattttatacaaaGAACTATCGATTATTAGCAAAATATGAACAGCTTAAGGATTTAAATAATGCATGgttaaaagaaaagtatCAAAATAGTGTTGCAAATGGACAAAAACATATATCTAATAGTGATAAAGTGGCAAAAGGAAGAAATCAAAAATCAAATAGaagttcattaaataaaGCGCAATATTATACAGAAGttatagattataataatgcaatgtttgatggaaaacattttcattttgagaAGAAATggatgaaaaagaaagattATGATGATTTagttgaaaaaaatagaagaattaGAGATATAgcagagaaaaaaataaaatttagaaattaCAGATTTGGACTTGCCCTGTTTTTACTCTTTTTCTTGTTGGGAATAGGATTCCCTATATTAAAAGTACTAGGAACGTCTAAAATTCTTGGAACTACAGATCCTTTTGAAGAATTTTTgactaatataaaaaattatctagataaaatatatataccacagaaatatttttatctattatCCTTTGCTatagttattattttattagcagtaataattataatatcgATTTCtaagatattaataaataatgaaaaatataaaaaaattaagttgatGACCgattaaatgaattataaggaaaatgattttttctgtaaaaaagttattaatataattcaatATCTATAATCTGTATAGAGATATACccttattaaatatatctataattactttagtattataaaaaaatgtatatatagctgatctttttgatatataacagtaaaaagttatattctTCGTTTATATGTGATACTAAATATTTCTACGATTTCCAATTGTAttttaaagtattatatatatgtaaataaaatcagttgaaataatatatacatttgttcatttaaata from Plasmodium malariae genome assembly, chromosome: 13 includes these protein-coding regions:
- the PmUG01_13060600 gene encoding fam-m protein, with amino-acid sequence MMEQKINLLVIIKIAEYVFLTLICHFNKFEKSSHENWHIGEKFYTKNYRLLAKYEQLKDLNNAWLKEKYQNSVANGQKHISNSDKVAKGRNQKSNRSSLNKAQYYTEVIDYNNAMFDGKHFHFEKKWMKKKDYDDLVEKNRRIRDIAEKKIKFRNYRFGLALFLLFFLLGIGFPILKVLGTSKILGTTDPFEEFLTNIKNYLDKIYIPQKYFYLLSFAIVIILLAVIIIISISKILINNEKYKKIKLMTD